The genomic region CCCAGGAACGCGCCCGCGAAGGCCGCCAGGCAGGCCAGGGCCAGGAGGCCCGCGTTGGCCCCCAGGCCGTCGGCGGCGAAGTGCGCGGCGTAGAGCGAGAGCCGCGAGACGTCCACGAGGCAGGCCGTGACCACGCCCGTGGCCACGAAGGCCTCCTTGGAGAGCCCGGCGCGCAGGAGAAAGGCCGAGCGCAGCGCGCCCTGGTGGCCGGAAAGCCCGCCGAGAAACCCGGACAGGGCCCCGCCCAGGGGCTGCCAGCGGGGATGGAAGGCCAGGGAGCCGAAGCGCGGGGCGATCTCCAGCAGGGCGAACGAGGCCATGAGCGCGGCCACGCAGAGCTTCACCGGCGTGACCTGGAGCCTGCGTCCGCCCAGGCCGTACTCCAGCAGCGGGCGCAGTTCCTGGAGATGCACCAGGAGAGCGGCCCCGAGCAGGGCGCAGAGCACGGCGGGCAGGCCGAAACGCAACACCGTGGCCCGGTCCGCGGCCCGGCCCAGCAGCGCCAGCTTGAAGAGGTTGTTCAGGAAGTGGACCACGGCGGTGAGGGCCACGGCCGCGTCCACGGGAAAGAACAGGGCGAAGGCGGGCAGCAGGAGCGTTCCCAGGCCGAAGCCGGAGAAGAGCGTCAGGCCCGAGGCCAGCAGGGCCGCCAGGGGAACGAGCAGGTATTCCATTCCGGGCATCTTGCCCATCGCCCGGCCCGGGTCAAGCGGCCGGGCTCCATCGTCACCAGATTTCCACGGGTCCGGGGCGGGGCCCCGGCTCACTTCGGACTGACGACCCAGGCGTGGAAGGCCGCGCCCGGCTTGTGGGCCACGCCGACGCCGCCCTTGTTCAGGTAGAGGCACATGGCCCAGGACGGGTCCAGGGCGCTGTTGGTGGCCGACCAGTACGTGTCGCGCGCGTTGACGAAGGGATGATCGGCGGGCAGGGCCGGGGTGTGGCGGGTGGCGTCCACCAGGGATTCCAGCTCCAGGATCGTGGGCAGCCGCCAGTTCACCCGCCCGGCCAGGACGCGCTCGTTGGCCGCGTGGGGCAGGGCCAGGGCCAGGGGCCAGGGCAGGGCGCCGCGCGGGTCCGCGTCGCGGGCCCAGACCAGGTTCGTGAGCCGGTCGAGCACGGCCTCGTCGCCGGGCAGGACCTCGAAGCGCGGTTCGGGCCAGGGAACGCCCGCGCCCGGGCCCGGGCCGGGGTTCGCCAGCGTCGCGCTCCGGCCGCGCACGGGCCAGGCCAGATGGTACTCGTCGGCCCGGCCGAAGAACATCCGGCCGCCGAGGAACTGCACGTACCAGAAGTAGCCGGGCTGGATCGCGGCCTCGTCGGCGCTCCAGTACCAGTTGGAGACCGCGTTGCGGAAGGGATGGCCCCCGGGCAGACAGGGCGTGGCCGCGCCGAAGCTCACCAGGCTGAGCAGCTCCCGGCGGTTGGGCAGCCGCCAGTCGTCGAAGCCGTGGCGGGCCTCCGCGCGCCACTCCGCGACGAGGTTCCCGGCCTCGGCCCGGCTGAGCGGAAACCCGGCGGGGTCGGCGTCGGCGGACCAGTGCAGGTCCGTGAGCCGGTCCAGGGCCACGGCTCCGTCGGCCGAGAGCTCGAAGCGCTGCGTGGGCCAGGGGCGGCCGGGACGGAACTCCCCGTCCTGCCCCGATCCCCGGCAGGGCAGGGGGCGGCCGTGGCGGTCGTGGCAGAGGGTCTGGCCGGAGTTGTGGATGATTGTGGTCATTTGCTGAAGGTAGCACCGGCGGGGGGCGCGGGCAAGGCGTCTGGACACGGCCCGGCGGCTGGGGCAGAATCCCGGACCGGGGCCGCCCGGCCCGAGGAGGTTCCATGCGTCCGGCCTCAGTCTGCCTCTGCCTGCTGCTTCTGCTCTGCGCGGCGGTTCCGGCCCGCGCGGCCCAGCCCAACCCGGCCCAATCGGCGCGGCCCGGCGCGGTCCAGTCCGCCTTCGTGGTCATCCTGGACGCCACGGCCGGATACGCGCGGCTGGAGGCCGCCAAGCCCGTGCTCAACGCCGTGGTCCGGGATCTGCCGGAAAACGCCCAGGCCGCGCTCTACCTCTATCCCCAGCCGAGCCAGGTGGCCTGCCTGCCGGTGCGCGAGCTGGTGCCCCTGGGCCCGCTGAACAAGCTCGATTTCATGCGCGCGGTGTCCTCCCTGGCCACGCCGGACGGCAAGCCCGCGCCGGTCCTGGACCTGGAGGCCGCCACCAAGCGCATCCTCTCCGTGCGCTCGCCCGTGACCGCCGTGTTCCTGAGCACGGGCCTGGACACCTGCGGCGAGGACCCCGGCCCGGTGGTCTCCCTGCTCAAGGCCCTGGGCCTGCCCTTCACCCTGCGCATCGTGGGCTATCAGGTCACGTCCGGCCAGGCCGCCGTGCTGGACAACATGGCCGGGCTCTCCGGCGGCACCTACGAGAGCGCGTCCAACGGCGCGGACCTGGCCCGGGCCCTGCGCCGCGCCTTCCGGGTGGAGAACCTGCTCGTGCGGGCCACCCGCCTGGGCGCGCCCCTGGACGCCGTGATCGAGGTCCGGCCCGCCCAGGCCGCGCCCGGGACCGCGCCCCTGGCCACAGGGCGCACCGGCCCCTCGGGGCTCGGCGGGCTCTTCCTGCCCGTGGGCCGCTACGAGGTCACGGTCATGGACCCCTCGGCCCCGGGCCGCATCCGGGCGGTGTTTCAGGACGTGGCCGTGACCGTGGAGCGCATCGCGGTGCGCGAGGCCGCCTTCGGCGGAGCGGAAATCCGCGTGGCCGCGACCAAGAACGGCAAGCCCCTGGACGCCCTGGTGGAGATCGCGGCCGAGGGCGGCTCCGGGGTCCGCATCCAGGGACAGAGCGGTTCCCCGCCCGCGCCGTTCCTCGTTCCGCCCGGCATTTACTCCATCCGCGCCACTGATCCCCAGAATCCCCGCAGACCCCCTTCCGTGCTCCCCAGCGTGGCCGTGCGCTCCGGCGTCACGACCACGGTGCCCGTGTCCTTCGACGAGGGCTGGATCAGCGTGCGCGCGCTGGTGGACGGCCTGCCCGGCAACGTCCTGGTGGAGGTCTACTCCCCGGGCGAAAAGGAGCCCCTGGCCACGGGCATGAGCGGGGCCGAGAATCCCGTGGCCTTTCCGGTCCTGCCCGGGGTCTACGACGTGAAGATCATCGACCTGCCGACCAAAAAGAGCGCGACCAGGCGCAACGTCTCGGTCATGCCCGGCCAGACCACCGTTCTTTCCGATTTCATCGCCCCCTCCCGGGGGAAATAGAAACGCGGAAGAGACTCCCGTCTTCCAGCTTTCCGAACCGGGCGAAAGGCCCGGAAAAGGGCATGCCTGTCGGCTGGTGAAAAGGCCGAGGGAGAAGAGGCGGCAGCCGCCTTTCTGAAGAGAGGCGGAGCCTCGCCGCTAGGGCTCGGCGTCCGGAGAGTCGGCCGGATCGGTTTCCGGCTCGTCCTGGGCGGAGGGGGCGTCGCCCTCCTGCCGCGAATCCTTGCGCTCCTGCTTCTGGCGCTGCTTCTCGGCCTTCTTCTTGGCCTTGGCCAGTTCCTTCTGCCGCTTTTCGTAGGAATAGTTGGGTTTCTTCGCCAATGTGACCTCCTTGCTGGTTCTTCCTCGGTGCCTTGTGACTCGTGAAAACTCTCTTCCGCCTTTCTATAAACCCCCGAAGGGGGCCGAAGGGGGGGGCTAGTCGGTGGCCTCCTCGGCCGGGTCGCGTTGCCGCCGGACGATCTCGCGCACCTGGTAGGGCTTGGCCCCGGTCTGGGCGGCCAGGACGTTGGAGAGCACCTCCAGGATGAAGCCCGTGGACATGAAGCCCAGGGAGGCGAGGTAGAAGAGCACCGCGCCGAGGAACGGCGGCCGGGTGCCCATGTGTTCGCCATGGAATATCTTGCCGTAGAGCAGCCAGATCATGATGGCGCTGGCGGCCAGGAACAGGAACAGGGCGATGCGGCCGAAAAGATAGACGGGCCGCTGCTTGAAGGAGTTCTGGAACCAGAGCAGGATGATGTCGAAGAACACGTCCACGGAGCGGCCGAGGCCGTAGTGGCTCTTGCCCGCGAAGCGCGGCGGCGCGCTGGTGGGCGTCTCGGCCACCGAGCCGCCCAGGCCGTGGACCAGGGCGGGCAGGAGGCGGTGCTGGCCCTCGCGCAGGTGGAGGGTGCGGGCCAGGTCGCCGCGCAGGATGGACAGACCGCCCATGTCCTTCACGTCGCACTTGCTCGTGGCGCGCAGAAGATAGTTCGCTATCCGGCTCGGGATGCGGCGCAGGACGAGGGATTCCGAGCGGTTGGTCCGCACGCCCTTGACCATGTCCCAGCCCTCGCGGATCTTGGTCACCAGGGCCGGAAGCTCCTCGGGCGGGTGCTGGAGGTCGCCGTCCATGATGACCACGTACTTGCCCCGGGTGTGCTGCATGCCCGCGTAGATGGCGGTGCACTGGCCCCGGTTGCGGGCCAGGAACACGCCCGTGAGCCGGGGGTCGGCGTCGGCCAGCTCGCGGATGATCGCGCCGGTGGAGTCCGTGGAGCCGTCGTTGACGATGACGATCTCGTACTCGATGCCGAATTCGGAGAGCACGGACGTGACCCGGCGGTGGAACTCGCGGATGCAGAGTTCCTCGTTGTGCATGGGCGTGACCACGGAAAGTTCGATGGCGCGTTCGGACATGGCGATCCCTTACGGCATCTGGCCGTAGTGCACAAGTTTGGCCCCCATCTCGCCCAGGACGCGGAGCCACTCGGGGTCGGCGAGGGCCGCGTACTCGGCCTCCCATTGGGCGGCCACGCGCAATTTGCCGTACTCGGCCGGGATGTCCGGGTCGCCGGGCAGGGGCTTGCCGGGGTGGCAGACGATCTCCACCACCCGGGCCTTGGGGTTGCGCGCGGCGTAGGCTCGGAAGCGTTCGGGCAGGAGAAAGCGGCCCTGGTCCGCGATGCCGAAGGCCAGGTCGGGCCAACGCACCCGCGCCGGGCGCTTCTGGAACAGGGCGCAGACGCCCAGGAACTTGGCCCGCAGCCCGCCCGCGTCCACCCGGGCCAGCTTCTGGCACTCCACGGGCCGCCGCAGCCAGCCCACGCCGGATTTCCCGGCCACCCGGGCGGCCACGGCCATGAGCGTGGGCCAGGCGTGGATGTGTTTTTCGGAGTCGAAGTGCGTGGGAGTGACGCCCAGGTCCCGGGCCCGCTCCACCTGGGCGGTCCACTCGCGCTCCACCTGGCCGTGGTCGATGCGGCCGCCGAGGTAGCGCTTGAACAGGGCCGTGTAGTCGCCCAGGAAGAGCCCGTCCGGGCCCACCAGGGAGTCCACCTGGTCCGGCGGCAGGGTCGGCCGCCCGCGCAGGATGTTCAGGTGCACGCCCAGGCCCACGCCGGTGGTCCTGGCCGCCTGTTCGGCGTCCGGTCCGTTGACCAGCAGGGTGGAGGAGGTGACGATGCCGATCCGGCCGAGGTCCTCCACGGCCCGCCGCACCGCCGGGTGCAGCCCCAGGTCGTCCACGTTCACGATCACTCGCATGGCGGGCACTGTAGACCCTGCGCGCCGCGGCGTAAAGCGGGAGCCGCCGGGACTCAGCGCGCCGGTCCGCCGCGCAGCAGCAGGGGCGGGTCGGGCCGGAGGTCGGCGGCCAAGGCCGCGTCCGCGTCCAGGACGAGTTCGAGCAGGTGCTCCGGCGACAGGCGGTAGGTCATCAGGCCCGCCTCGGCCAGGGCCCGGGACGGCTGGGACAGGCGTCCGGCCCGGGGCAGACCGGCCTCGGCCCGGATCAGGCCGCGCACGGACCCGCCTTCCGGGGGAGCCACGCGGCCCGGGCCGTGCAGGAAGGGCAGAAAGACGATTTCCGGCTCCTCCAGCGGCGCGCCGTCCGCGAACTCCATGGCCAGGCCCGGCGGCAGGTAGGCCGGGCGATAGGCCCGGGTGGGGAAGGGGGCCGGTCCGTCCGGTGCTCCCCGGGAGCGGTACACGAAGCCGAAGGGGCTCGCCCCGCTCCGGCGTCGCGACCAGCGCTCCCAGAGCCGGGTCTCCCGGGCGGTTCCGGCCTGGGCTTCCGCCGGGTCCGTGACCCAGAGCAGTTCGAGATAGGCGTTGCCGAAGGGAAAGCGGCGGTTGGCCGTGCCCTGTCCGGGGTGGGTGTTGGACGGCCCCTCGACCAGGCCGAGCCGGATCAGGGCCTCGGCCTCGGGCGCGCCGGGGTCGCAGCAGACGAAGACGTGGTCCAGTTCAAGGGGCATGGCGGGACCGCGCGGGGCGGCCGCGCGGCGAGTCCGTTTACGGCTGGATGCCCCGGCGGGCCATCTCCGCGCGCACGTCGAGCTGGCGGTGGCGCAGCGGGGTGGAGTCGCAGTTGTTGCTGGCGTCGCGGGTCACGCCCACGCCGATGCCCGTGCCGCCGCCGGATCCCCAGCCGCTGCCCACGCCCATGCGCAGGGGCGTCTCGGACCGGACGCGGTACTCGCAGGCCTCGATGGCCTGGTCCAGGTCGTAGTAGTAGCGGACGATCCCGGTGTCGGTCATGCGGGTGTAGTCCTCATCCATGAGCTGTTCACGGGCGGTCTTGCCGCAGGCGGCCAGGGCCAGGGCCGAGCAGAGACAGAGGCAGAACAGGAACGGCTTCATGGGCTCTCCTTGTGGGCGGTTGCCGATGGGGGAACATAGCACGCGGCCGGGACAAAAAAAAGCGGCTCGCGCGGCGTTTTCCGGCCGGGCGCGGCGGCGGGGCGGCCATGCGCCGCGCGTGGGCCGGTGGCACGAAACGCGGCAAAACAGGGTGTTTCCCTGGACGCGGACGGCATCCTTGAATCAACGAATCCAATGTATTGCCTTGATGGTCACCGGAAAACGACCCGGGCCGGGGCTTTCCCGCGAGCGGCGCGGAAGTGCCGCAGCGTGTCATGGGTCGCCGCCGCATCCACACGGAATGACACGAGGAAAAAAAAGGTGCGGGCTATACAGGACGCGGAATGGGACTTATGGAAAAAGAAAGGACGACCAGGAAGAAACACACCCCCATCAAGGAGGAACGGCCATGAAGGGCGACCACGAGCACAAGCACGAACACGAGCACGAGCATACCCACAGCCACGAGCATCCGCACGAGCACCCGGGCGCGGGCGTGCATTCGCATCCCCACGAGCACACCCACAGCCACGGGCACCTGCACGAGCACAAGCATCCGCACGAGCACGCCGGAGAGGGCCACGACCACACCCACGACGGCGCGCACGGCGCGCACGACCACGAGCACCCGGGCCACGACAAGGAAGCC from Desulfovibrio aminophilus harbors:
- a CDS encoding DUF1566 domain-containing protein — translated: MTTIIHNSGQTLCHDRHGRPLPCRGSGQDGEFRPGRPWPTQRFELSADGAVALDRLTDLHWSADADPAGFPLSRAEAGNLVAEWRAEARHGFDDWRLPNRRELLSLVSFGAATPCLPGGHPFRNAVSNWYWSADEAAIQPGYFWYVQFLGGRMFFGRADEYHLAWPVRGRSATLANPGPGPGAGVPWPEPRFEVLPGDEAVLDRLTNLVWARDADPRGALPWPLALALPHAANERVLAGRVNWRLPTILELESLVDATRHTPALPADHPFVNARDTYWSATNSALDPSWAMCLYLNKGGVGVAHKPGAAFHAWVVSPK
- a CDS encoding glycosyltransferase family 2 protein; the encoded protein is MSERAIELSVVTPMHNEELCIREFHRRVTSVLSEFGIEYEIVIVNDGSTDSTGAIIRELADADPRLTGVFLARNRGQCTAIYAGMQHTRGKYVVIMDGDLQHPPEELPALVTKIREGWDMVKGVRTNRSESLVLRRIPSRIANYLLRATSKCDVKDMGGLSILRGDLARTLHLREGQHRLLPALVHGLGGSVAETPTSAPPRFAGKSHYGLGRSVDVFFDIILLWFQNSFKQRPVYLFGRIALFLFLAASAIMIWLLYGKIFHGEHMGTRPPFLGAVLFYLASLGFMSTGFILEVLSNVLAAQTGAKPYQVREIVRRQRDPAEEATD
- a CDS encoding ChbG/HpnK family deacetylase, with amino-acid sequence MRVIVNVDDLGLHPAVRRAVEDLGRIGIVTSSTLLVNGPDAEQAARTTGVGLGVHLNILRGRPTLPPDQVDSLVGPDGLFLGDYTALFKRYLGGRIDHGQVEREWTAQVERARDLGVTPTHFDSEKHIHAWPTLMAVAARVAGKSGVGWLRRPVECQKLARVDAGGLRAKFLGVCALFQKRPARVRWPDLAFGIADQGRFLLPERFRAYAARNPKARVVEIVCHPGKPLPGDPDIPAEYGKLRVAAQWEAEYAALADPEWLRVLGEMGAKLVHYGQMP
- a CDS encoding VOC family protein, with the protein product MPLELDHVFVCCDPGAPEAEALIRLGLVEGPSNTHPGQGTANRRFPFGNAYLELLWVTDPAEAQAGTARETRLWERWSRRRSGASPFGFVYRSRGAPDGPAPFPTRAYRPAYLPPGLAMEFADGAPLEEPEIVFLPFLHGPGRVAPPEGGSVRGLIRAEAGLPRAGRLSQPSRALAEAGLMTYRLSPEHLLELVLDADAALAADLRPDPPLLLRGGPAR
- a CDS encoding TSUP family transporter is translated as MEYLLVPLAALLASGLTLFSGFGLGTLLLPAFALFFPVDAAVALTAVVHFLNNLFKLALLGRAADRATVLRFGLPAVLCALLGAALLVHLQELRPLLEYGLGGRRLQVTPVKLCVAALMASFALLEIAPRFGSLAFHPRWQPLGGALSGFLGGLSGHQGALRSAFLLRAGLSKEAFVATGVVTACLVDVSRLSLYAAHFAADGLGANAGLLALACLAAFAGAFLGRRLLRKVTLRAVQVLVAGLLLLLSLALGAGLV